A stretch of the Comamonas testosteroni TK102 genome encodes the following:
- a CDS encoding RNA polymerase factor sigma-54, producing MKPGLSLRVSQHLSLTPQLQQSIQLLQLSTLELAQEVEQMLVDNPFLERAGDEAETAGDAPLDVASSASEYSTSDSIHAEKEASQAQLATETVAEAPSPETPETLNWEADGMDGQDGEWGGESSSEWDTPSASSSTRNRDGDDETDAIDLAREHQSLTDFLHRQALSLHLGAADTAALRFLIESLSDDGYLEDSLQELAQSLAGDDLEEREELEQHFAIALKLLQSLEPVGVGARDLAECLQLQLRDLIRTAEDEGTTEAHMNRLLLAQAICAQPMDLLARRDLRKLTSLCGAREEQLREAMALIARLEPRPGRRFVDVERHIVVPDVIVRPVRAGSGRADFSVQLNPEVMPRLRVHDIYAGVLRRHKNSDGHAALQQQLQEARWFIKNIQQRFDTILRVSEAIVERQKNFFVHGELAMRPLVLRDIADTLGLHESTISRVTTAKYMATPQGTFELKYFFGSGLGTETGGSASSTAVRALIKQFVDAEDARKPLSDAKLADMLKEQGIECARRTVAKYREQLKIPTTTLRKAL from the coding sequence ATGAAGCCAGGTCTCTCGCTACGCGTTTCGCAGCATTTATCACTGACGCCGCAGCTGCAGCAATCCATTCAGCTGCTGCAGCTCTCCACTCTGGAGCTGGCGCAGGAAGTCGAGCAGATGCTGGTCGACAACCCTTTTCTGGAGCGTGCGGGCGATGAGGCCGAAACTGCGGGAGATGCTCCTTTAGATGTAGCTAGTAGCGCCAGTGAATACAGTACTTCAGATAGTATTCATGCTGAAAAAGAAGCATCGCAAGCGCAATTAGCTACTGAAACAGTAGCGGAAGCACCGAGCCCCGAAACCCCGGAAACCCTGAACTGGGAGGCCGACGGCATGGACGGCCAGGACGGCGAATGGGGCGGCGAATCCAGCAGCGAGTGGGATACGCCCTCGGCCAGCAGCTCCACGCGCAACCGCGATGGCGATGACGAAACCGATGCCATCGATCTGGCGCGCGAGCACCAGAGCCTGACCGACTTTCTCCATCGTCAGGCGCTGAGCCTGCATCTGGGCGCGGCAGACACGGCGGCGCTGCGCTTTCTCATCGAGTCGCTCAGCGACGACGGCTATCTCGAGGATTCCCTGCAGGAGCTGGCGCAGAGCCTGGCCGGCGACGATCTGGAAGAGCGCGAGGAGCTGGAGCAGCACTTTGCCATTGCGCTGAAGCTGCTGCAAAGCCTGGAGCCGGTGGGCGTGGGCGCGCGCGATCTGGCCGAGTGCCTGCAGCTGCAGCTGCGCGACCTGATCCGCACGGCCGAGGACGAGGGCACGACCGAGGCGCATATGAACCGGCTGCTGCTGGCGCAGGCCATCTGCGCGCAGCCCATGGACTTGCTGGCGCGGCGCGATCTGCGCAAGCTCACCAGCCTGTGCGGCGCGCGCGAGGAACAGCTGCGCGAGGCCATGGCCCTGATCGCCAGGCTGGAGCCGCGTCCGGGACGCCGCTTTGTCGACGTGGAGCGCCATATCGTGGTGCCCGATGTCATCGTGCGCCCGGTGCGGGCCGGCTCGGGCAGGGCAGACTTTTCCGTGCAGCTCAACCCCGAGGTCATGCCGCGTCTGCGCGTGCACGACATCTATGCCGGAGTGCTGCGTCGCCACAAGAACAGCGACGGTCATGCGGCGCTGCAGCAGCAGCTGCAGGAGGCGCGCTGGTTCATCAAGAACATCCAGCAGCGCTTCGACACCATCTTGCGTGTTTCCGAAGCCATCGTGGAGCGGCAGAAGAACTTCTTTGTGCATGGCGAGCTGGCCATGCGCCCGCTCGTACTGCGCGATATCGCCGACACGCTGGGCCTGCACGAGTCCACCATCAGCCGCGTGACCACGGCCAAGTACATGGCCACGCCCCAAGGTACTTTCGAGCTCAAGTATTTCTTCGGTTCGGGCCTGGGCACGGAAACCGGCGGCAGTGCCTCCAGCACGGCCGTACGTGCGCTGATCAAACAGTTTGTCGATGCCGAAGATGCCAGAAAGCCGCTGTCGGACGCCAAGCTGGCCGACATGCTCAAGGAGCAGGGCATTGAGTGTGCGCGCCGCACTGTCGCCAAATACCGCGAGCAGCTCAAGATACCGACGACCACGCTGCGCAAGGCGCTGTAG
- the lptB gene encoding LPS export ABC transporter ATP-binding protein, protein MSEPTFSSSRSGESDSRLEAKHLAKSYGSRKVVKDVSLSVQKGEVVGLLGPNGAGKTTSFYMIVGLVRSDGGEIFIDGQPVGGMPIHQRSRLGLSYLPQEASIFRKLSVEDNVRAVLELQKDEQGKALTQGEIEKRLTGLLQELRVEHLRQSPALALSGGERRRVEIARALATQPRFILLDEPFAGIDPIAVIEIQRIIGFLKERGIGVLITDHNVRETLGICDHAFIISDGHVLAEGTPEEIVENADVRRVYLGEHFRM, encoded by the coding sequence ATGAGCGAGCCGACCTTCTCCAGCAGCCGCAGCGGCGAGTCCGACAGCCGCCTGGAGGCCAAGCATCTGGCCAAGTCCTATGGCAGCCGCAAGGTGGTCAAGGATGTATCGCTGTCCGTGCAAAAAGGCGAGGTGGTCGGTCTGCTCGGCCCCAACGGTGCGGGCAAGACCACATCGTTCTACATGATCGTGGGCTTGGTACGCAGCGATGGCGGCGAGATCTTCATCGACGGCCAGCCGGTGGGCGGCATGCCGATTCACCAGCGCTCGCGCCTGGGCCTGTCCTATCTGCCCCAGGAAGCCTCCATCTTTCGCAAGCTCAGCGTGGAAGACAATGTGCGCGCCGTGCTGGAGCTGCAAAAGGACGAGCAGGGCAAGGCGCTGACGCAGGGCGAGATCGAAAAGCGCCTCACGGGCCTGCTGCAGGAGCTGCGCGTCGAGCATCTGCGCCAGTCGCCGGCGCTGGCGCTGTCCGGCGGTGAACGCCGGCGCGTGGAAATCGCACGTGCCCTGGCCACGCAGCCGCGCTTCATCCTGCTTGACGAGCCGTTTGCCGGTATCGACCCGATTGCGGTGATCGAGATCCAGCGCATCATCGGCTTCCTCAAGGAGCGCGGCATCGGCGTGCTGATTACCGACCACAATGTGCGCGAGACGCTGGGCATCTGCGACCACGCTTTCATCATCAGCGACGGCCATGTGCTGGCCGAAGGCACGCCCGAGGAGATCGTGGAGAACGCCGATGTGCGCCGCGTCTATCTGGGCGAACATTTCAGAATGTGA
- the lptA gene encoding lipopolysaccharide transport periplasmic protein LptA, producing MKKTLLPLALACALAAATGMVHAEKADSAKPMNIEADALRHDELQQTSVFTGNVVMTKGSIVLRGAQLDVRQDAEGYQYGVIKAEPGKRAFFRQKRDTLAGQPEEFIEGEGEVIEYDGKADIVKFIRRGEMRRYRGGQLSDQVTGSIIVYNNITDVYTVDGQKTSGGLPSSSVGQGGRVRAIMAPKDGTPGAQPKPATPATQLRPSMTLGGEKADEKK from the coding sequence ATGAAAAAAACACTCCTACCTCTTGCGCTGGCCTGCGCCCTGGCAGCAGCGACCGGCATGGTCCATGCCGAAAAGGCCGACAGCGCCAAGCCCATGAATATCGAGGCGGATGCGCTTCGTCACGACGAGCTGCAGCAGACCAGCGTCTTCACCGGCAATGTGGTGATGACCAAGGGCTCCATCGTGCTGCGCGGCGCCCAGCTTGATGTGCGTCAGGATGCCGAGGGCTATCAGTACGGGGTGATCAAGGCCGAACCCGGCAAGCGTGCCTTCTTCCGTCAGAAGCGCGACACCCTGGCCGGCCAGCCCGAAGAGTTCATCGAAGGCGAAGGCGAAGTCATCGAATACGACGGCAAGGCCGATATCGTCAAGTTCATCCGCCGTGGCGAGATGCGCCGCTACCGTGGTGGCCAGCTCAGCGACCAGGTCACGGGCTCCATCATCGTCTACAACAACATCACCGACGTCTATACCGTCGATGGTCAGAAGACCAGCGGCGGCCTGCCTAGCTCCTCCGTGGGCCAGGGCGGTCGCGTGCGCGCCATCATGGCGCCCAAGGACGGTACGCCGGGCGCACAGCCCAAGCCCGCCACACCTGCCACCCAGCTGCGCCCGAGCATGACGCTGGGCGGCGAGAAAGCCGACGAGAAGAAATGA
- a CDS encoding thiol:disulfide interchange protein DsbA/DsbL, protein MKRREFSLAASAAAAGALTLGTSSSWAQGAAPREGKDYIKLGKPASVSAPAGKVEVVEFFWYSCPHCNAFEPQFEAWAKTQPADVVVRQVPVAFNASFVPQQKLYYALEGMNLLPQLNAKVFRTIHVDRNPLKNDEAIFDWIGKQGVDLAKFKEVYNSFTVANQARKATQLQNEYDVEGVPAMGVAGRYYTDGTKAGNMDNVLRVVNALIASSRKA, encoded by the coding sequence ATGAAACGTCGCGAATTCTCTCTGGCTGCCTCGGCAGCTGCCGCCGGTGCCCTGACTCTGGGCACCTCCTCCAGCTGGGCCCAGGGTGCCGCGCCCAGGGAAGGCAAGGACTACATCAAGCTGGGCAAGCCCGCCAGCGTGAGCGCGCCGGCCGGCAAGGTCGAGGTGGTGGAGTTCTTCTGGTACAGCTGCCCGCATTGCAATGCCTTCGAGCCCCAGTTCGAAGCCTGGGCCAAGACCCAGCCCGCCGATGTGGTGGTGCGCCAGGTGCCCGTGGCCTTCAATGCCTCTTTCGTGCCACAGCAAAAGCTGTACTACGCCCTGGAAGGCATGAACCTGCTGCCCCAGCTGAATGCCAAGGTGTTCCGTACCATTCACGTGGACCGCAACCCGCTCAAGAACGATGAGGCCATCTTTGACTGGATCGGCAAGCAGGGCGTGGATCTGGCCAAGTTCAAGGAGGTCTACAACTCCTTCACCGTGGCCAATCAGGCGCGCAAGGCCACCCAGCTGCAAAACGAGTATGACGTGGAAGGCGTGCCCGCCATGGGCGTGGCCGGCCGCTACTACACGGATGGCACCAAGGCCGGCAATATGGACAATGTGCTGCGCGTGGTCAATGCGCTGATCGCCTCCAGCCGCAAGGCCTGA
- a CDS encoding SPOR domain-containing protein, with the protein MKNQQRGGTILGLIFGMVIGLAAALAVAIYVTKVPVPFLNKGGNNTQRDAAEAERNKNWDPNAPLQSRQPAPAPVTPPVPPSEVTVTPPTPAVQPTATGGVTTPPAPSTPDKTAKPGSGDPLGDLVKERSAAADKAEKARADKEKAAAQAASSSDSAFNYFVQAGAFRGQSEAEAQRAKLAMLGWESRISEREQNGITVFRVRVGPFSKRDDAEQLKGKLDGAGVDSTLVRAAR; encoded by the coding sequence ATGAAGAACCAGCAACGCGGTGGAACCATCCTGGGGCTTATCTTTGGCATGGTCATCGGTCTGGCTGCGGCACTGGCCGTGGCCATCTATGTGACCAAGGTACCGGTGCCCTTCCTCAACAAGGGTGGCAACAACACTCAGCGCGATGCGGCTGAGGCCGAGCGCAACAAGAACTGGGACCCCAACGCACCGTTGCAAAGCCGCCAGCCCGCACCGGCGCCGGTGACACCGCCCGTCCCGCCCAGCGAAGTGACGGTGACGCCGCCCACGCCTGCCGTGCAGCCCACCGCAACCGGCGGAGTCACCACGCCGCCGGCACCATCCACGCCGGACAAGACGGCCAAGCCCGGATCGGGCGATCCGCTGGGCGATCTGGTCAAGGAGCGCTCCGCAGCGGCCGACAAGGCAGAAAAGGCGCGCGCCGACAAGGAAAAGGCGGCGGCCCAGGCAGCATCGTCCTCGGACTCGGCATTCAACTACTTTGTGCAGGCAGGCGCTTTCCGCGGCCAGAGCGAAGCGGAAGCGCAGCGTGCCAAGCTGGCCATGCTGGGCTGGGAGTCGCGCATCAGCGAGCGTGAGCAAAACGGCATCACCGTTTTCCGTGTGCGCGTGGGGCCGTTCAGCAAGCGTGACGACGCCGAGCAGCTCAAGGGCAAGCTCGACGGCGCGGGCGTGGACTCGACCCTGGTGCGTGCGGCGCGATAA
- the argS gene encoding arginine--tRNA ligase: MLSVKQELLAALAAELETLSPGAGARAAFENPKVAAHGDFACTAAMQLAKPLKANPRALGEQLKTALEATAAFQQWVDAIEIAGPGFLNIRLKPAAKQEVVREVLAQAEKFGYQADRGENILVEFVSANPTGPLHVGHGRQAAIGDAISNLYSSQGWKVHREFYYNDAGVQIDTLTKSTQLRAKGFKPGDECWPTDSDNPLAKNFYNGDYIADIAKAFLNKETIKADDREFTANGDVEDYDNIRQFAVAYLRNEQDKDLQAFNLKFDEYYLESSLYENGHVEATVNRLIANGKTYEQDGALWLRSTDYGDDKDRVMRKTDGGYTYFVPDVAYHIQKFKRGFTKVVNIQGTDHHGTIARVRAGLQAADVGIPEGYPDYVLHTMVRVVRNGEEVKISKRAGSYVTLRDLIEWTSKDAVRFFLLSRKPDTEYTFDVDLAVAQNNDNPVYYVQYAHARIQSVLRAWQEAGGAGVPALKDVDLSALEGPQAQALMLLLAKYPEMLTAAAEGNAPHDVTFYLRDLASSYHSYYDAERILVDDEKVKLARLALVAATAQVLHNGLAVLGVSAPERM, encoded by the coding sequence ATGCTCTCCGTCAAACAGGAATTGCTCGCAGCCCTGGCTGCTGAGCTCGAAACACTCTCGCCCGGCGCCGGCGCACGCGCTGCGTTTGAAAACCCCAAAGTGGCAGCCCATGGCGACTTCGCCTGCACGGCGGCCATGCAGCTGGCCAAGCCTCTGAAGGCCAACCCCCGCGCCCTGGGCGAGCAGCTCAAGACCGCGCTGGAGGCTACTGCCGCCTTCCAGCAATGGGTGGATGCGATTGAAATTGCAGGCCCGGGCTTTCTCAATATCCGCCTCAAGCCTGCTGCCAAGCAGGAGGTGGTGCGCGAGGTGCTGGCGCAGGCCGAGAAGTTCGGCTACCAGGCCGATCGCGGTGAGAACATCCTCGTCGAGTTCGTTTCCGCCAACCCCACCGGCCCTCTGCATGTGGGCCATGGCCGCCAGGCAGCGATCGGCGATGCGATCAGCAACCTGTATTCCAGCCAGGGCTGGAAAGTTCACCGCGAGTTCTATTACAACGACGCGGGCGTGCAGATCGACACCCTGACCAAGAGCACCCAGCTGCGCGCCAAGGGCTTCAAGCCCGGTGACGAATGCTGGCCCACCGACAGCGACAACCCGCTGGCCAAGAATTTCTACAACGGTGACTACATTGCCGACATCGCCAAGGCCTTCCTGAACAAGGAAACCATCAAGGCCGATGACCGCGAGTTCACTGCCAATGGCGATGTCGAGGATTACGACAATATTCGCCAGTTCGCCGTGGCCTACCTGCGCAATGAACAGGACAAGGACTTGCAGGCGTTCAACCTGAAGTTCGACGAGTACTACCTGGAGTCCAGCCTCTATGAAAACGGTCATGTCGAGGCAACGGTCAACCGCCTGATCGCCAACGGCAAGACCTATGAGCAGGACGGCGCGCTGTGGCTCAGGTCCACCGACTACGGTGACGACAAAGACCGCGTGATGCGCAAGACCGACGGCGGCTACACCTACTTCGTGCCTGACGTCGCTTATCACATCCAGAAGTTCAAGCGCGGCTTCACCAAGGTGGTGAATATCCAGGGCACGGACCACCATGGCACCATTGCCCGCGTGCGCGCCGGCCTGCAGGCTGCCGATGTAGGCATCCCCGAGGGCTACCCCGACTACGTGCTGCACACCATGGTGCGCGTGGTGCGCAACGGCGAAGAGGTCAAGATCAGCAAGCGCGCCGGCTCCTACGTCACGCTGCGCGATCTGATCGAGTGGACCAGCAAGGACGCGGTGCGTTTCTTCCTGCTCTCGCGCAAGCCCGACACCGAGTACACCTTCGACGTGGATCTGGCCGTGGCCCAGAACAACGACAACCCCGTGTACTACGTGCAGTACGCCCATGCGCGTATCCAGTCCGTGCTGCGCGCCTGGCAGGAAGCCGGCGGTGCTGGCGTGCCCGCGCTCAAGGATGTGGATCTGTCCGCACTGGAAGGCCCGCAGGCCCAGGCCCTGATGCTGCTGCTGGCCAAGTACCCCGAGATGCTGACCGCTGCTGCCGAAGGCAACGCGCCGCACGACGTGACCTTCTACCTGCGCGATCTGGCCTCCAGCTATCACAGCTACTACGATGCCGAGCGCATTCTGGTGGACGACGAGAAGGTCAAGCTCGCACGTCTGGCCCTGGTCGCTGCCACGGCCCAGGTATTGCACAATGGTCTGGCGGTGCTGGGCGTGAGCGCGCCCGAGCGCATGTAA
- a CDS encoding sigma-70 family RNA polymerase sigma factor yields MQPMPTPRPSLDPMQQAQQLFTGHHAWLLSRLKARLRNTAEAQDVASETFLRVVAAPNPVPIDEPRAFLTTIAKRLLFTLWRRRELEQAYLQAMSESPPELAPSPEERALLLETLDTIAHALDGLSLKARQTFLLSQLDGLTYHAIAEQLDISHSTVRRHMTEAFRRIAIAQLHQQAGLAPARAGQA; encoded by the coding sequence ATGCAGCCCATGCCCACGCCCCGCCCCTCTCTCGACCCCATGCAGCAGGCGCAACAGCTGTTTACCGGCCATCACGCCTGGTTGCTGTCAAGACTGAAGGCCAGGCTGCGCAATACGGCAGAGGCACAGGATGTGGCTTCCGAGACCTTCTTGCGCGTGGTCGCAGCGCCCAACCCGGTGCCCATCGATGAACCGCGCGCATTTCTAACCACGATCGCCAAGCGCCTGCTGTTCACGCTGTGGCGGCGGCGTGAGCTGGAGCAGGCCTATCTGCAGGCCATGAGCGAGAGCCCGCCGGAGCTGGCCCCTTCACCCGAGGAACGGGCACTGCTGCTAGAGACGCTGGACACGATTGCCCATGCGCTCGACGGCCTGAGCCTCAAGGCCCGCCAGACCTTTTTGCTGAGCCAGCTCGACGGCCTGACCTATCACGCCATTGCCGAGCAGCTGGACATCTCGCACAGCACCGTGCGCCGTCATATGACCGAAGCATTTCGCCGCATCGCGATCGCCCAGCTTCATCAGCAGGCCGGTCTGGCACCGGCCAGGGCAGGCCAGGCATGA